The Flavobacteriales bacterium genome contains the following window.
ACCGTCGGCTTCCACATGCGCGATGGTGCGCGGGTCGAACAATTTGATGCCTTTGGCATGCTCCACGGCGATGCGCGGTCCTCGCTCACCCATCTTCAGTTCCTGCACCAGGGCATCGAGCTGTTCCCTGTACACGAGTTGCTGCGCCGGCTCATGCGCCAGGCGTTCGGCGCGCTCACCGGCCTTGGTCACGGCGGCCTTCAGCTCGTCGGGATCGATCGGCTTCAGCACGTAATCCACGGCATTGGCATGGAAGGCGCGCACAGCATGGTCCTTGAACGCGGTGACGAACACGACCATGAAGCGCGAGCCTGGCATGCTCTCCAAGAGGTCCAACCCCTCCGTACCGCTGGGCATGCGGATATCGAGGAAGACGAGATCGGGGTCGAGGGCGGTGATCACCTCGTGCGCTCTTGGTGCGCTATCGGCGGTGGCCACCACATCAACATGCGGGGCTTCATCGCTCAGCAGTATGCGCAGGTTCTCTCTCGCCGGCTCTTCGTCATCGACGATGATGGCGCGCAGTGGCCGGGGTGCTGTTGTTGTGTGTTCCACCGCCGCCAAGGTATCGGTGCCGTGCTGCCGTTCCCTGTATTGCGGCTTCCGTTGCTCGTGCAGCGTGTGCCCCTGCAATGAACGGGCACGAATTTTCCGTTGCAAACCCTGTAACCCCTTGTTGCCATGATGACGAAGAACACCGCCCGAAGCCGCTTTTGGATCTTCATTGACCAAGGTTCCTGAGCCCGGCTCCGATCGGCCACCACCGGTGGGGCCGATGTACAACTTCCACCGGCGAACCGATACCAATTGAATGAAGCAGCTCCGCGCACCAGCCGGAACGCTTCATCTTGCCAACCTCCTGAACGTCCCCCGTTCATCGTTTTCCCTTCGGCTTTTCCTGCTCCTGTTCGTTCTCGACAGCTCGTCGACCGTCATCGCGGAGCACTTGCCACCAGGTGTTCAACCTGTGCCGCATGTTGCGCGCGCCGAGGGTTGTGCACCGGCCACCGGCAAGAGCGAGCTAGACCTGAACAACGTGCGTGCGCTGGTGGAGACCGGCGGCAACATGTGGCAGGACCGTGGTGCCGATAAACCCGGCTACGAAGTACCCAAGACCCATGACCGGTCAGGGCCGGATCCCATCTTCGCCGGGGCTCTCTGGCTGGGCGGGCGGTCGCCGGACAATGTGCTGAAGCTGGCCGCCGTGACCTATCGTGCCCAGGGCAACGACTTCTGGCCCGGCCCATTGACCACCAATGGCAATGCCAGCATCACGGGCGACCAGTGCAACACGTACGACGAGATATGGAAGACGCACCGCCTGGATGTTGAGCGCCATGTGGCCTACGAGCGGTGCAAGCGCGACCCCTTGTGCAACGAGGCGGTGGAATTCCCGGGCTACACCATGCCGCCCGTGTTCCTGGAGTGGCCCGCGCACGGCAATACGGCCCTCAACGAGAGCGAGTTCCTTGCGCCCTTCTTCGACTTGGATAGTGACGACCAGTACAACCCGGAGGATGGCGACGCACCGGGTTACAACCTGGACCCCATCGTTGAATGCAAGGGCATCAACCGCAACGATGCCGTGCCGCTGTTCGGCGATCAGAACCTCTGGTGGGTCTTCAATGACAACGGGAACCAGCACACCGAAACCGGTGGCCGCGCCATCGGCATGGAGGTGCGCGCACAAGCGTTCGCTTTCGCCACCAACGACGAGGTGAACAACATGACGTTCTACAACTACCAGCTCATCAACCAGGGAACGCAGACGTTGTTGAACACCTATTTCGGACAGTGGGTGGATGCCGACATCGGCTGTGCGAACGACGACTACGTGGGCTGCGATGTGCAGCGCGGCCTGGCCTATGCCTACAATGGCCAAGCGGTCGACGATGACTGCAACGGCAATCCGGGCTATGGCGAACAGCCGCCTGCTTTGGGCATCGATTTCTTCCAAGGACCTTATCAGGACCCCGATGGCGTGGACAATCCGTTGACCACGAACTATGCGGACGCTGTGGCCCAGGACGGGA
Protein-coding sequences here:
- a CDS encoding response regulator transcription factor, whose translation is MEHTTTAPRPLRAIIVDDEEPARENLRILLSDEAPHVDVVATADSAPRAHEVITALDPDLVFLDIRMPSGTEGLDLLESMPGSRFMVVFVTAFKDHAVRAFHANAVDYVLKPIDPDELKAAVTKAGERAERLAHEPAQQLVYREQLDALVQELKMGERGPRIAVEHAKGIKLFDPRTIAHVEADGNCTLLHFADGTRYLDTRTLKVYEDLLDPSQFLRVHRSHLINMAHLREYLRDDGQWAVLRNGSRVPVARDRLDAFLSAVRQR